The genomic interval GGAGCCCGCGCAGCTCTGCGCCGCCGTCGGCGTCGGTGACGGCCGTGAGTGCGCCTTGTGGGCGCGGGATGCTGACGCTGGCGTTGACCGCCGGCGCGCCGTCGTTGAACGCCACGCTGACGCGCAGGTCGTCGTCGAGCCCGTCGGGGTCGAGCGCGACGATTTCCCACGCCACCTGCAGCGGCGGCACTCCGCTATCGATGGAGATTGCCTCTTCGTCACGGTGGTCGCCGTTGGCCAGTTGCAGCGGCAGCGACCAGTATCCGTCAAGGTAGAGTTCGGCCCACGGGTAGTAGCCCTCCTCGTCCTTCAGGTGCCCCGCCGCGACCAGGTCGTGCGGCTGCGCGAGCATCCAGCCCGTCAGGAGCAGGAACGCCAGTACCAGCAGCGCCAGCGCCGGCCGCTCGCGGTCCAGCCTGCTCATCGCCGTGCGGAGTTCCACGCGGTCGGAGCCGCCGCGCGATATTTAGGAGTCGTGCAGCCTTACCGGGCGCTGAATAGTAATAACCGCCACCGCTCGCCGCGCGTGACCACGCCGGAAATGCAGCCGCTCGACTTCCGCGAACTGCCGCTGGAGGAGATGCAGACGCGCGTCAGTGATTTCGTCGCCGACCTGCGTCGCCGCCGCACGGTGCGCCACTTCACGGACCGGGCGGTACCGCGCACGCTCATCGAGGAGTGCCTGCGTGCCGCCAACTCGGCGCCGAGCGGCGCCAACCGGCAGCCGTGGCACTTCGTCGCGGTCGGCGACGCCGGGACGAAATCGTGCATCCGCACGGCGGCCGAGGCGGAGGAGCGCGAGTTCTACCACGGACGCGCACCCGACGAGTGGCTCGACGCGCTGGAGGTGCTGGGCACCGATGAGCACAAGCCGTTCCTCGAGGTAGCGCCGTGGCTCATCGTCATCTTCGCCGAAACGTATGGCGTCGCGGACGACGGGGAAAAAATAAAAAACTACTACGTGCCGGAGTCGGTCGGCATCGCCACTGGCTTCCTGATTGCGGCGCTCCACCGCGCCGGGCTGGCGACGCTGACGCACACGCCCAGCCCGATGGGGTTCCTGCGCGACATCCTCGGCCGCGGGGAGCACGAGCGCGCGTTCCTGATTCTCGTGACGGGCTACCCCGCCGGCGACGCACAGGTACCGGCGCTCGCGAAGAAGAGGCTGGCCGACGTCGCCAGCTTCGTCGAGTAGCGCGCCCGGCTACCGCTTGCGCGAGCGGGTGCGGGTGGAGCGGCTGCGCGAACGCCTGACGGGCGAGCGACCGCGGCGTGAGCGGCGGTGGCCGAAACGGCCCCCGAACATCCGGCCGGGCCGGCCCCAGCCCCACCTTCGTCCTGACCCGAAGTTGCCGCTGCGGAGCTGGAAAAAGAGGCCCACGATGATGAGTATGACGATAACCGGCAGGACGCAGAACAGCGCCGCGTAGCCTGCATCCGGCCCGTTTACGATGAAATTTTCATCCGGGTCGTCCGGGTTGTAGTGGACGGTGACCGTTCCGTTGACCACGTACCGCCCCTCCAGCTCGGACTGGCACTCGCTCTCGCCGTATTCGCCGTCGACAACCTCCGAGCCGCGGTAGGTGCGGTTGGCGAGGGTGAAGTTGTAGCTGACGTCGATTTCGCACCAGAAGGTCTCGGTGCACTCGTTGTCGTCATAGTAGCCGTCGTCGTCGCGGTCGGTGCACTCCTCGTCGAAGCCGTCCTCGTAGAGAGTCTCCGACACCAGCCCCGCCGCGGTGGGCCAGCTGGCGACGTCATCGGCGTTCTGGAAATACAGGTAGGCACCGAACAGCCCGCTGCCGACCAGCAGCAACAGGACGACCGCAGCGCCGATGACGAGGTTCCGGTCCGAAGATGAGCCGCCCCCGGAATCGGCAGGGGCACTGGGCGGCGCGGAGCCGGACTCCGCGCCGCCGAAATATTCTGTGTCGGACATGTAGGTGTCGTCATCAGTCCCCTTGCGCCACTCCTCGTATTCCTTGCTGTCGAGCGCAATCGACTCTTCCTCGTCATCGGCGGGCTTGCGCGGCTTTCCGCTGTCGTGCGAAACCCAGCCTTCGTCGTCGCTTGCCATGTTCGTTTTCCCCGGCCCAGCCCGGTATAGCAGGAGCCAGATAACCGCTATTTAACGCTAATACGATAATTCCCGTTCAAAATATTTTGTGAAACGCACTTATATATGGCGACCACGTCCGAAACCCATGCGCCAAAGCCTGTTTGTGGCCCTGATGCTTTGCCTGACGCCCGTGCTAGCGGGCTGCCTCGACTCCCTGACCGGAGACGAGGAGCTCCGCACCGGCTGTACCTACACCGAGGCGGAGAACTGGGACCCCCAGGCGCAGATTGACGATGGATCCTGTGATCTGGGTCTTGAAGGTTGTACGTATGAAGGCGCTGAAAACTACAATCCCTCATTCGTGGTAGACGATGGTTCCTGTGTTTTTGCCGATCCGGTCGTTGGATGTATGGACCCTGCAGCCAGCAACTACAACTCGTATGCTGAATATGACGACGACTCATGCGTGTACCTGCTTGGCTGCACATACGCGGACGCCGGCAACTACGATTCGTCTGCACAGGTAGATAACGGAACCTGTGAATTTGCAGAACCAGTGACCGGCTGCATGGATGACACAGCCACTAATTACAATCAGTACGCCGAGTATGATGATGATTCATGTGAATACATCTCAGGTTGCACCTACGATGATGCTGATAACTACAATTCCAGTGCAACTGTGGATGACGGGAGTTGTAATTTCCCCGACCCTGTTCTTGGCTGCACGGATGATACCGCAGCTAACTACAACCCCTACGCGACGATAGACGACGATTCCTGCTATTACCTGTACGCGAGCCTGACGAGCGAGGAGTTCAACGACTTTGCCAACCTGTTCACGGAGCAGAAAGATTTCACGCAGTGGTCGGATGACTTTGACCGCTTCGGCTCTGAAATGAAAATAAATCCGATAATGATGGGAGAAATGGATGAAGGCGGTGAGGGGGGCGATAATGGCACTGAAGATGATGAAGAGGAGGAAATGCCTGAAGAAATGTACATTGTCCTCGGGATGCAGAAAGATGACGCGAGTCAGATTTTCACGGCAACCTTCGGCATGGAAATGAGTATGGAGGGAGATCCCATGGAGATGGGGGCAGAAGATGGTGAAGCCAAGATGTCACTCAGGATGACGTCAGTGAGACAGGGTCCCGGGTGCACCAGTGGGGACTGCACCTTGACCAACGAGGTCATGGAGGTTTCCATGTACGGTGGCTCCGAAAGTCCCGGTACAAAGATGATTATGTCGATGTACATGTTTGCCACCACCTACAGCCGTGACATGGTGCCCTACTATGGTGACCCTGTTGCCGAACTCCCGGGTGGCGGCAGTTTCTTCTTGGGGCAAAGTGAACCTGAAGAGGTCGAAATCATAAGGGATGGCGATAACGTGATGTTTTCGCCCGCTGAAATAGAGATAGAGGTCAATACCACCGTAATCTGGTACAACGATGATGATACGACCCATACTGTCACCGATGAGGATGGAACTTTCGACTCAGGTGATATAGACCCATATAGTGAGTGGGAATACACTTTCGGAGAGGTCGGTGAGTACGCCTACTATAGTGATAAGACCGAGGACAAGCCGCCTCTTGGAGATTTAACTGGCAAGGTAGTTGTCACGGAGATAGAGCCGATTGACCTGGATTGGGATACCGAAGCGGGAGTGGGATTGGATTCCGATGACGATGGCAAGGATGACTGGATTGAATATTACGCCTATGCCTGGGATGACGAGGACAATATGAGCATTGCCGCGACTCTGACACAGAATATCGAGACTGGTACGTTGTATCCGAGGCATCTGGAGTTCCACAATGAGACTGGCGTACCAATCATGGCTTTCGAGTTCTGGTACGGTGACGAAGTCTACATCGAGCTGAATGACGACGAAGGCCTGAACAAGTCCGCAACCCAGTTCAATTGGGACGCAGACTCCTACGATGACAACGAAACATCGCAGAACGTCTATGAGGGGACGATATCGGAGGGTAATGGCAATTACATGCAGGAAGCCCCCAACGATGAGATGGAGATTCGGGTTCTTGAGGCGTATGAAGGCAGCGATGATGAAGGTCCCGATATTGGTGATCCTTTCGGCGGGGACGAGGAAGAAGGCGGCCGGGAGAATGCCAGGGTAGTGGCTAGTATGATCCTCTCAGATGGAGGGGCCGACATGCTTGATACCGAAACTGGCTGCCATTGGTACATCACGTGGAACGATAACGATGGGGATGGTCTTGTATCTGTGAACGACACGTACGAAATCCGCAGCGACAAGATGGGCACCGGCGGCGAAGTCTGCAACCGCGAGGACGAGAACGGCAACGCCACCTACGTAATCGAGTTCTTCGACCTCTGGGCCGATGCATACGTCGATGGTCCCAACCCGGCATTAGCGCCTGGTTTCACGGGGCTGTTTGCGGCCTTTGCCATCGCGGGCCTGGCCGGCCTGCGCCGCCGCCGGCGTTAGCCGAAGCGGTCGCGAACCCGCTCGAAGAGCGAGGGCGATTCGCCGTCCAGCTCGCGTAGCTGCTCCCACGCCGGACGCGACTTGCGTCCCGCCTTCGGGATGCGGACGTTTACCCGCACGTGCTGGTCTCCGTAGCGGCCGGCGCGCGCTAGGTCAGGCATCCCCTTGCCGCGCAGCCGCAGCACCGCGCCCGACTGGGTTCCCGCGGGCACCTTCAGCATCACCTTGCCGGCGAGCGTCGGCACCTCGATTTCCTCGCCCAGCACCGCCTGCGCCGGCGTTATCTCCAGCTCGAGCACGATTTCGGTCTCCTGCCGCTGGAAGGTGCGGTGGCGCCGGACGTTGGTGACGACGTAAAGATCGCCGCGGGGGCCGTTGCGCGGGCCGGCCGAGCCCTGCCCACGCAGGCGCAGCCGGTGGCCGTCATCAATCCCGGGGGGGATGGTTAGCTTGATTTTCTTCCGCGCCTCGCGAACGCCGCGCCCACGGCAGCCGCTGCACGGCTTGTCGACAGTTTTCCCGTCGCCGCCGCACTGCGGGCACTCGCCGGTCTGGACCGTCTGCATAAAGCCGCGCCGCTGGACGTGCTGCACCATCCCGCGACCGCCGCACTGGCTGCAGGTCACAGCGCTGCCCCCTTCGGCCGCGCCGCTGCCGGAGCAGTCGCCGCACGCTTCGTCACGCGGGATAGTCACTTGCTGCTCGAGGCCGCTGTAGGCCTGCTCGAGGCTCAGCGTCAGGTCGTAGCGCAGGTCGGCGCCGCGGTTGCGCGGGCCGCGCTGCCGGGCGCCCCCGCCGAAGAACTGCGAGAAGATATCGCCCATCCCGCCGCCACCACCGCCGCCGAAGAGCTGGCCGAAGATGTCGGAGATGTCGCCCTGGTGGGTGAAGTCGTCCCACGAGAAGCCGCCGCCGCCGAAGTTGACCCCCTCATGGCCGTGGCGGTCGTAGCGTGGCCGCTTCTCGTCGTCGGCCAGCACTTCGTACGCCTCGGAGATTTCCTTGAATTTCTCCTCGGCTTCGGACTGGTTTTCGCGGTTGGCGTCGGGGTGGTATTTCCGCGCCAGCGTACGGTACGCCTTCTTGACATCGGCCTTCGACGCATCCCGGCTGACGCCGAGCACTTCGTAGTAATCCCGCTTCGCCATGGCGGCGGCGCTACTTCCCGGCGGATTTAAGCTTTCAGAATTGCTTGCGTTCGAGCATCCGTGAGGCGAGCATGAAGGCGAGCGCCGTCACCGCCAGCAGCACGGCGACCGCCTGCCCCGGGTCAGTTGCGATGGAGACCACGGTGGCAAATTCACCACTCAGGCTCTCGGCGGTCAGCCCTAGGTCGCCGGCTTCTATCCTGAGATACTTCAGCTGCGGCAGCGCGAACGAGCGCAGGTAGTGCATGATGCTGAAGCGTTGTGAATCGCCGCTCGCCAGCATCACTTCCCATACCAGCCAGTAGACCAGTGAGATCGGCAGCGGCCGTTGCACCAGCGCGTTGATGAGCAGGAATATGCTGGTGTAGGCGAGCGACGCCAGCAGCAGCGTCCCGAGCACCGCGCCGAGCAGCGGCAGGTGCTCGCGCAGGCCGAAGCTGCCGCCGTGCGCCAGCAGCGCCAGATAGAGGATCGTGAGCGGCGTTCCCACCGCGACGAAAGTGCCTAGAGTGCCAGCGAGCAGCTTGGGGAGCAGGATTTCGTACATCCGCACCGGTGAGGTGCGCAGCAGCTGCATCGTCTTTTGCTTGAACTCGGTGTTGAGCAATTCGGCCGCACCCAGCAGCGCCACCAGCGCTACTACCAAGGGCAGATAGAGGTTGAAGGCGAGACCGTAGAACAGGTTTGCCATCTCCGCGTGCAGCACTTCCCCTTCAAAGACGCGCACCTCGTCACCGGCGATGACCTGCGTCTCCACTTTACCGCGGCTGTCGTACCAGAACCAGCCTGAGAGTAGCCCCGGAGTCAGCAGCAGCGCGGCGATAATCAGCGTGCTGCGCGCCAGCAGGAACTGCCGTACGCCGTCGCGGAACACCGGCCGGCCAATTTGCAGCAGCCGCGCCACTTCCTCGCCTACGCTTCCCACTGCTCGCCTCCTACCAGCTTCTCGTAGAGCGCTTCCAGGTCCTCACCCGGTGAGTCGATGCCGTGAATCGCAATCTTTGCCTTACGCAGCAGCGGCGGCAGCAGCGCGTGGAACGCCTCGGCGTCGGTCGTATCGACCTCGACCCAGTCGCGCTGTAGCGAGACTCCTTCGACCGACGGTTGCTCGAGTAGCAGCCGCGCCAGCTGCGGCCGCTGCCCCGCATCGGCGGGGGTCAGTCGCACCTTCTGCCGCACGTGCGGCATCAGCTTCTGGATGGCGTGGCGGTCGCCGACGGCGAGCATCTGCCCGCCCGAGAGGAAGACGATGCGGTCGGTCAGCGCCTCGACGTCGTGCAGGATGTGGCTCGAGAGCAGGATGGTGCGCCCCGCGTCAGCCCAGTTCCGGATGAGTTCCATCAACAGCCGC from Candidatus Poseidoniia archaeon carries:
- a CDS encoding nitroreductase family protein, with protein sequence MTTPEMQPLDFRELPLEEMQTRVSDFVADLRRRRTVRHFTDRAVPRTLIEECLRAANSAPSGANRQPWHFVAVGDAGTKSCIRTAAEAEEREFYHGRAPDEWLDALEVLGTDEHKPFLEVAPWLIVIFAETYGVADDGEKIKNYYVPESVGIATGFLIAALHRAGLATLTHTPSPMGFLRDILGRGEHERAFLILVTGYPAGDAQVPALAKKRLADVASFVE
- the dnaJ gene encoding molecular chaperone DnaJ, which translates into the protein MAKRDYYEVLGVSRDASKADVKKAYRTLARKYHPDANRENQSEAEEKFKEISEAYEVLADDEKRPRYDRHGHEGVNFGGGGFSWDDFTHQGDISDIFGQLFGGGGGGGMGDIFSQFFGGGARQRGPRNRGADLRYDLTLSLEQAYSGLEQQVTIPRDEACGDCSGSGAAEGGSAVTCSQCGGRGMVQHVQRRGFMQTVQTGECPQCGGDGKTVDKPCSGCRGRGVREARKKIKLTIPPGIDDGHRLRLRGQGSAGPRNGPRGDLYVVTNVRRHRTFQRQETEIVLELEITPAQAVLGEEIEVPTLAGKVMLKVPAGTQSGAVLRLRGKGMPDLARAGRYGDQHVRVNVRIPKAGRKSRPAWEQLRELDGESPSLFERVRDRFG
- a CDS encoding ABC transporter permease → MGSVGEEVARLLQIGRPVFRDGVRQFLLARSTLIIAALLLTPGLLSGWFWYDSRGKVETQVIAGDEVRVFEGEVLHAEMANLFYGLAFNLYLPLVVALVALLGAAELLNTEFKQKTMQLLRTSPVRMYEILLPKLLAGTLGTFVAVGTPLTILYLALLAHGGSFGLREHLPLLGAVLGTLLLASLAYTSIFLLINALVQRPLPISLVYWLVWEVMLASGDSQRFSIMHYLRSFALPQLKYLRIEAGDLGLTAESLSGEFATVVSIATDPGQAVAVLLAVTALAFMLASRMLERKQF